One Robbsia sp. KACC 23696 DNA segment encodes these proteins:
- a CDS encoding FUSC family membrane protein — MRYSIEIRKFLYSQHLFSGLRISLGIVLPGIVMLFVFDAQELAFTVASGAIAASVVDLPGPLKYKHNEMLACSVLGFLSALITGIATANPLTLWLTVVPLTFCLSMIVMLGAKGPQISFATLYMMITTLEQHLTPLGALVNASWMLGGSLWYTYWSYLLSRTQIDRIERQVLGESVFSIADYLRARARFYDQATRLEDNYSELVDKQIAAVEQQDAARDIVLRRLPRLKRSDGDPRRVRLFNLFIDAVDLHETAISSHTDYALLRNTFGNDNPDLLIFFHDLLEKCADDLQEIGLAILQDRASVQRVRNRAELRAIEYEIDKMRRRNFPARDSEAYAAVSATFRRVWTVARMIDRLHRGTREADGGNKTETVMRVDQTLSRFLDSRRITAAQLLSNLTMTSPPFRHALRVTLGVAAALALGKLMQALLPLTNSYWIVLTTVIILKPGFSLTRQRNTQRIFGTILGCVASVVFLHFFHNPALILAVTFACMLMAYSLLLINYAAAVVFISSYVLLLYHLLAPVGMRLIGERAVDTIVGCMIAVGISYLFANWEYRLMGPTVKAALKAIRDYLDAVRQANAKLRATDLTSAQRQAQAMDRDYQFRLARKVVHTTHANLGQAFRRMMREPKSKRIYVAELNDLIVQCHALASHITAAAPLMASAGVAALPTTSGATLPERAEAHRAPGPDAKAAKATDGAMPVALEPAALRAALDAISHHLAAAEAATLEQAAPTLPGVPPIGVDAEANRAISRALDEMGVAADKAEANGDDPAMTEERVNDIKLLVYQTKQMLRAALLLRRDAAAIHLPLTATDTLPSVVADTEADDQPATATATAAAAATSVTTARASATSAPPAAAAETGSAGADGSDGSTASSSAAPRA, encoded by the coding sequence ATGCGCTATTCGATCGAAATAAGAAAGTTCCTCTACAGCCAGCACCTTTTCAGCGGCTTGCGGATATCGCTCGGCATCGTCCTGCCGGGCATCGTGATGCTCTTCGTCTTCGACGCACAGGAGCTGGCGTTCACGGTGGCCAGCGGTGCCATCGCCGCGAGCGTCGTCGACCTGCCCGGTCCGTTGAAGTACAAGCATAACGAGATGCTGGCCTGCTCGGTGCTCGGCTTTCTCTCCGCCCTGATCACCGGCATCGCCACTGCAAACCCGCTGACACTGTGGCTGACCGTCGTGCCGCTGACCTTCTGTCTGTCGATGATCGTCATGCTCGGCGCAAAGGGTCCGCAGATCAGTTTCGCGACGCTGTACATGATGATCACGACGCTCGAGCAGCACTTGACGCCGCTCGGCGCGCTGGTCAACGCGTCGTGGATGCTCGGCGGCAGTCTCTGGTACACCTATTGGAGCTATCTGCTCAGCCGCACGCAGATTGACCGCATCGAGCGCCAGGTACTCGGCGAATCGGTCTTCTCGATCGCCGACTACTTGCGCGCGCGGGCACGCTTCTATGACCAGGCGACCCGCCTCGAAGACAATTACTCGGAACTGGTCGACAAACAGATCGCCGCCGTCGAGCAGCAGGACGCCGCGCGCGATATCGTGCTTCGACGCCTACCCCGGCTCAAGCGCAGCGACGGCGACCCCCGTCGCGTCCGGTTGTTCAACCTTTTCATCGACGCCGTCGATCTGCACGAAACCGCGATCAGCTCGCACACCGACTACGCGCTGCTGCGCAATACCTTCGGCAACGACAATCCCGACCTGCTGATTTTCTTCCACGATCTGCTGGAGAAATGCGCGGACGATCTGCAGGAAATCGGCCTGGCGATCCTGCAGGACCGCGCATCGGTACAGCGCGTACGAAACCGCGCCGAGTTGCGCGCGATCGAATACGAAATCGACAAGATGCGGCGCCGCAACTTCCCGGCGCGTGACTCCGAAGCCTATGCGGCCGTCTCCGCCACGTTCCGCCGCGTCTGGACCGTCGCGCGGATGATCGATCGCCTGCATCGCGGCACGCGCGAAGCCGACGGCGGCAACAAGACCGAGACCGTGATGCGGGTGGACCAGACGCTGTCGCGCTTCCTCGATAGCCGCCGCATCACCGCGGCGCAGTTGCTGTCGAATCTGACGATGACGTCGCCGCCCTTTCGCCACGCACTGCGCGTGACGCTCGGCGTCGCGGCCGCTCTGGCCTTGGGCAAGCTGATGCAGGCGCTGCTGCCGCTGACCAATAGCTATTGGATCGTCCTGACCACGGTCATCATCTTGAAACCGGGGTTTTCACTGACGCGGCAACGCAATACGCAGCGTATTTTCGGGACCATCCTGGGTTGCGTCGCCAGCGTCGTGTTCCTGCATTTTTTCCATAACCCCGCACTGATCCTGGCCGTCACCTTCGCCTGCATGCTGATGGCCTATTCGCTGTTGCTGATCAATTACGCGGCGGCGGTGGTGTTCATTTCCTCTTATGTGCTGCTGCTCTACCACCTGCTCGCGCCGGTGGGAATGCGGCTGATCGGCGAACGGGCCGTCGATACCATCGTCGGCTGCATGATCGCCGTGGGCATCAGCTATCTGTTTGCAAACTGGGAATATCGTTTGATGGGGCCGACCGTCAAGGCGGCGCTGAAAGCGATCCGTGATTACCTCGACGCCGTGCGACAGGCCAATGCCAAACTGCGGGCGACCGATCTGACGTCGGCGCAGCGCCAGGCGCAGGCGATGGATCGGGATTACCAGTTTCGCCTTGCACGCAAGGTCGTGCATACGACGCACGCCAATCTGGGACAGGCCTTCCGCCGCATGATGCGCGAACCGAAGTCCAAACGCATTTATGTCGCCGAACTGAACGATCTCATCGTCCAATGTCATGCGCTGGCCTCGCATATCACCGCGGCCGCCCCTTTGATGGCCAGCGCCGGCGTTGCCGCGCTACCGACCACCTCCGGCGCCACCTTGCCCGAACGGGCCGAAGCGCATCGCGCCCCCGGCCCCGATGCGAAGGCAGCCAAGGCGACCGACGGCGCGATGCCGGTGGCACTGGAACCCGCCGCTCTCCGCGCCGCGCTGGACGCCATCAGTCATCATCTGGCCGCCGCCGAGGCCGCCACGCTGGAGCAAGCCGCGCCGACGCTACCGGGCGTGCCGCCGATCGGCGTCGATGCCGAAGCGAATCGCGCGATCAGCCGCGCCTTGGATGAAATGGGCGTGGCGGCCGATAAGGCCGAAGCCAACGGCGACGATCCGGCGATGACCGAGGAGCGCGTCAACGATATCAAGCTGCTCGTCTATCAAACCAAACAGATGTTGCGCGCCGCGCTGCTGCTGCGGCGCGATGCCGCAGCGATCCATCTGCCGCTGACGGCGACGGACACGCTGCCGAGCGTCGTCGCTGACACTGAGGCAGACGACCAGCCCGCAACCGCGACGGCCACCGCCGCCGCCGCCGCAACCTCAGTCACGACGGCCAGGGCATCCGCAACGTCGGCACCGCCCGCGGCAGCCGCGGAGACCGGATCGGCTGGAGCCGATGGATCGGATGGATCGACCGCGTCGTCGAGCGCCGCGCCACGCGCGTAA
- a CDS encoding response regulator transcription factor, whose protein sequence is MIEILIADDHAIVRNGLAQIVSNEPDMRVKAETASGDDTIARVRETTFDVVLLDIAMPDKNGIDTLRIIKQIRPDMPVLMLSGYPEKQYAISLLRAGANGYVAKDVPPSEILRAIRTVARGHRYLSESIADALARKLEQPNDALPHETLSEREFQIFCKLSQGRLPTEIADELHLSVKTVSTYRSRVLEKMGMSTNADLTYYAIKNHLID, encoded by the coding sequence ATGATTGAGATCCTGATCGCTGATGATCACGCGATCGTACGCAACGGTCTCGCACAAATCGTTTCCAACGAACCGGACATGCGGGTCAAGGCGGAAACGGCGAGTGGCGACGACACGATAGCGCGGGTGCGTGAGACCACGTTTGACGTCGTCCTGCTGGATATTGCGATGCCGGATAAGAACGGTATCGATACGTTACGCATCATCAAGCAAATTCGCCCGGACATGCCGGTTCTGATGCTATCGGGTTATCCGGAAAAGCAATACGCGATCAGTCTGCTGCGCGCCGGTGCCAATGGGTATGTCGCGAAAGACGTTCCGCCATCGGAAATCCTGCGCGCTATCCGGACCGTCGCAAGAGGCCACCGATACTTGTCGGAGTCGATTGCAGACGCTTTGGCGCGCAAGCTCGAACAGCCGAATGACGCGTTGCCGCACGAGACCTTGTCCGAGCGGGAATTTCAGATTTTTTGTAAATTGTCCCAGGGGCGTCTGCCCACCGAAATCGCCGACGAACTGCATCTCTCCGTAAAAACGGTCAGTACCTACCGTTCACGTGTGCTCGAAAAGATGGGCATGTCGACGAACGCGGATCTGACTTACTACGCCATCAAGAATCATCTGATCGATTGA
- a CDS encoding DUF3563 domain-containing protein, giving the protein MKLLDSFVALVFRRAAARREARDAAYLAEAADLTELAARMQELERRTAIRRNARKQAIAA; this is encoded by the coding sequence ATGAAGCTGCTGGATTCGTTTGTCGCCCTCGTATTTCGGCGTGCTGCTGCACGACGCGAAGCGCGTGATGCGGCGTATCTGGCCGAGGCTGCCGATTTGACCGAATTGGCCGCCCGCATGCAGGAATTGGAGCGCCGCACGGCAATTCGGAGAAACGCGCGGAAGCAAGCGATCGCAGCCTGA
- a CDS encoding glycine zipper 2TM domain-containing protein yields the protein MAPADARAARASQHARAVRRIGAGLATLALLGSLSACGGMTPRQRDTAVGAGLGGAAGAALGGGVLGTAGGAAAGGIIGNQMGK from the coding sequence ATGGCACCGGCCGATGCGCGCGCCGCGCGGGCTAGCCAGCATGCCCGTGCCGTGCGTCGCATCGGCGCGGGACTGGCGACGCTCGCGCTCCTAGGCAGTCTCAGCGCCTGCGGCGGCATGACGCCGCGCCAACGCGACACGGCGGTCGGCGCCGGGCTCGGCGGTGCAGCGGGCGCCGCCTTGGGCGGCGGCGTCCTGGGCACCGCCGGCGGCGCCGCGGCCGGTGGTATCATCGGCAATCAGATGGGCAAGTAA
- a CDS encoding Lrp/AsnC family transcriptional regulator, which yields MRFDTTDKRILELLQRDASMPLSELAQHVCLTQTPCWKRVQRLKRAGVIRRQVTLCDATALGVGTTAFVNVTSDRHCAEWAERFTEVIAHVPEVVEVYRMTGDSDYLLRLAVAGIDDFKEILSKLEGAITMRSMTTHFAIEQIKYSTALPVREM from the coding sequence ATGCGATTCGATACCACGGATAAACGGATTTTGGAATTGCTGCAGCGGGATGCGTCGATGCCTTTGTCCGAGCTGGCACAACATGTGTGTTTGACGCAGACACCGTGTTGGAAACGCGTACAGCGCTTGAAGCGGGCCGGCGTGATTCGCCGGCAGGTGACGTTATGCGACGCGACGGCGCTCGGCGTCGGCACCACCGCCTTCGTCAACGTTACGAGCGATCGGCACTGCGCCGAGTGGGCCGAGCGCTTCACGGAAGTCATCGCACACGTCCCGGAGGTCGTCGAGGTGTATCGGATGACCGGCGACAGCGATTATCTACTGCGACTGGCGGTGGCCGGAATCGACGACTTCAAGGAGATTCTGTCGAAACTGGAAGGCGCGATCACGATGCGCAGCATGACGACCCATTTCGCGATCGAACAGATCAAATACTCGACGGCGCTGCCGGTTCGCGAAATGTAG
- a CDS encoding DUF1328 family protein has protein sequence MLKWALIFAVIALIAGVFGFTGIAAGAASIAKFLFILFLVLFVIFLLLGFTVAKKIVD, from the coding sequence ATGTTGAAATGGGCACTGATTTTCGCCGTCATCGCGTTGATAGCGGGCGTATTCGGCTTCACGGGCATTGCGGCGGGCGCAGCCAGCATCGCGAAATTCCTGTTCATTCTGTTCCTGGTGCTGTTCGTCATCTTCCTGCTGCTCGGATTCACGGTGGCTAAAAAGATTGTCGATTAG
- the thiC gene encoding phosphomethylpyrimidine synthase ThiC has protein sequence MHAKTDFQSADAHVDAAAVTPLPNSRKIYVSGSQPDIRVPMREISQSDTPASFGAEPNPPIYVYDTSGAYTDADIPIDVRQGLPAVRAPWIDARGDTEALTGLSSTFSQERAADARTAALRFPGLQRQPRRARAGANVTQMHYARQGIVTPEMEFVAIRENQNRLAYIDSLRAAGPTGEKMAALLGRQHPGQAFGAAAVGGVAAQAGALRSITPEFVRDEIARGRAVLPNNINHPESEPMIIGRNFLVKVNANIGNSAVTSSIGEEVDKMTWATRWGADTVMDLSTGKHIHETREWILRNSPVPIGTVPIYQALEKVDGKAEALTWEIFRDTLIEQAEQGVDYFTIHAGVLLRYVPMTASRMTGIVSRGGSIMAKWCLAHHRESFLYEHFEDICEIMKAYDVSFSLGDGLRPGSIYDANDEAQLSELHTLGELTQVAWRHDVQTIIEGPGHVPMQLIKENMDLQLEKCHEAPFYTLGPLTTDIAPGYDHITSGIGAANIGWYGTAMLCYVTPKEHLGLPNKDDVKEGMITYKLAAHAADLAKGHPGAQIRDNALSKARFEFRWEDQFNLGLDPDKARLFHDETLPKDSAKVAHFCSMCGPHFCSMKITQDVRAYAAEQGLSEQDALKRGMTHKAIEFVKKGAEIYQPS, from the coding sequence ATGCATGCCAAAACCGATTTCCAATCCGCCGACGCCCACGTCGATGCCGCGGCCGTTACGCCGCTGCCGAATTCCCGCAAGATCTACGTCAGCGGCTCGCAACCGGACATCCGGGTGCCGATGCGCGAAATCAGCCAGTCCGATACCCCCGCCAGCTTCGGCGCGGAGCCGAATCCGCCGATCTACGTCTACGACACGTCGGGCGCCTATACCGACGCCGATATTCCGATCGATGTGCGTCAAGGCCTGCCGGCCGTGCGCGCGCCCTGGATCGATGCACGCGGCGACACCGAAGCACTGACTGGACTGAGCAGTACCTTCAGCCAGGAACGCGCTGCTGACGCGCGCACCGCCGCACTGCGCTTTCCCGGCCTTCAGCGTCAACCGCGACGCGCGCGCGCCGGGGCGAACGTCACCCAGATGCACTATGCGCGGCAGGGCATCGTCACGCCGGAAATGGAGTTCGTCGCGATCCGCGAAAACCAGAATCGACTCGCCTATATAGATAGCTTGCGCGCGGCCGGCCCGACCGGCGAAAAAATGGCCGCCCTGCTCGGTCGCCAGCATCCGGGACAGGCGTTCGGCGCCGCCGCCGTCGGTGGCGTGGCCGCGCAGGCCGGCGCGCTGCGATCGATCACGCCCGAATTCGTCCGAGACGAAATCGCTCGCGGTCGCGCGGTCCTGCCGAACAATATCAATCACCCGGAAAGCGAGCCGATGATCATCGGCCGTAATTTCCTGGTGAAGGTCAACGCCAATATCGGCAATTCGGCCGTGACCTCGTCGATCGGCGAAGAAGTCGACAAGATGACCTGGGCGACCCGCTGGGGTGCCGATACGGTCATGGACCTGTCGACCGGCAAGCATATCCATGAAACGCGCGAATGGATCCTGCGCAACAGTCCGGTCCCAATCGGCACCGTACCGATCTATCAAGCGCTGGAAAAGGTAGACGGCAAGGCCGAGGCGCTGACCTGGGAAATCTTCCGCGACACGCTGATCGAACAGGCCGAGCAAGGCGTGGACTATTTCACCATCCATGCCGGCGTGTTGTTGCGCTATGTGCCGATGACGGCGTCGCGGATGACCGGCATCGTCTCGCGCGGCGGCTCGATCATGGCCAAATGGTGCCTCGCCCATCACCGCGAAAGCTTCCTCTACGAACACTTCGAAGACATCTGCGAGATCATGAAGGCCTACGATGTCAGCTTCTCCTTGGGAGACGGCCTGCGCCCCGGCTCGATCTACGATGCGAACGACGAAGCACAGCTCAGTGAGTTGCATACGCTGGGCGAGCTGACGCAAGTGGCCTGGCGCCATGACGTGCAAACGATCATCGAAGGTCCGGGCCACGTTCCGATGCAGTTGATCAAGGAAAACATGGATCTCCAATTGGAGAAATGCCATGAGGCACCCTTCTACACCTTGGGGCCGCTGACAACCGATATCGCCCCGGGCTATGACCACATCACCTCCGGCATCGGTGCCGCCAACATCGGCTGGTACGGTACGGCCATGCTCTGTTATGTCACGCCGAAGGAACATCTCGGCTTGCCGAACAAGGACGATGTCAAGGAAGGCATGATCACGTACAAGCTGGCCGCCCATGCCGCCGATTTGGCAAAAGGCCATCCCGGCGCACAGATTCGCGATAACGCGCTGTCGAAGGCCCGCTTCGAGTTCCGCTGGGAAGACCAGTTCAACCTCGGCCTCGACCCGGACAAGGCGCGCCTGTTCCACGACGAAACGCTGCCGAAAGATTCGGCCAAAGTTGCGCACTTCTGCTCGATGTGCGGTCCGCACTTCTGCTCGATGAAGATCACGCAGGACGTGCGCGCCTATGCGGCCGAACAAGGGCTGTCCGAGCAAGATGCGCTGAAGCGGGGGATGACGCACAAGGCAATCGAGTTCGTCAAAAAAGGCGCCGAAATCTATCAGCCGAGCTGA
- a CDS encoding MdtA/MuxA family multidrug efflux RND transporter periplasmic adaptor subunit has product MVLVLAIAVIVWHPWGTSAHRGGPGGPGGPGGGRRGAAMATNQTQSVRVAQATTGEIPVVFSALGTVTPLATVTVHSQISGNLMKIGFTEGQHVKKGDFLAQVDPRPYEISLRQAQGTLRRDQALLNQARLDLQRYKTLVAQDSVARQTYDTQASLVQQYEGTVQSDQASVDTYKLDLIYANVTAPVSGRVGLRQVDVGNYVTTSDTTGLVVITQTQPMSVIFTLPEDSIPTVMTGMGRDGKLSASAFDRTDSHQIALGALETVDNQIDTTTGTVKLRALFANTDEKLFPNQFVNIRLLVNVIRNATIVPSAAVQTGSIGSFVYLVKPDNTVTVRKITIGQVDGERTQVTQGLQAGDTVVTDGVDRLREGAKVAFGNATAGTTAAAASGASAAAPASGASGAKRAWGASGASGTHAGGHRHHRAASDTAAANTLPAVPPATSSRRNA; this is encoded by the coding sequence GTGGTCCTCGTCCTGGCGATCGCCGTGATCGTCTGGCATCCGTGGGGCACGAGCGCGCACCGCGGCGGCCCCGGCGGGCCGGGTGGCCCTGGCGGCGGACGCCGCGGCGCGGCGATGGCGACGAACCAGACCCAGTCGGTCCGCGTCGCGCAAGCCACGACCGGTGAAATCCCGGTGGTTTTCAGCGCGCTGGGCACCGTGACGCCGCTCGCCACCGTGACCGTGCACTCGCAGATCTCCGGCAATTTGATGAAGATCGGCTTCACCGAGGGCCAGCATGTCAAAAAGGGCGACTTCCTCGCGCAAGTGGATCCGCGCCCGTACGAGATCTCGCTGCGGCAGGCCCAAGGGACCCTGCGCCGCGACCAGGCGCTGCTGAACCAGGCCCGGCTCGACCTGCAACGCTACAAGACATTGGTAGCGCAGGACTCGGTCGCACGCCAGACTTACGATACGCAGGCATCGTTGGTACAGCAGTACGAAGGGACGGTGCAGTCGGATCAAGCCTCGGTCGACACGTATAAGCTCGATCTGATCTACGCGAACGTTACGGCCCCGGTCTCGGGTCGCGTCGGTCTGCGTCAGGTCGATGTCGGCAATTATGTGACGACCAGCGATACGACCGGCCTGGTCGTCATCACGCAGACTCAGCCGATGAGCGTGATCTTCACGTTGCCGGAAGACAGTATTCCGACGGTGATGACGGGCATGGGCCGGGACGGCAAATTGTCGGCCTCGGCCTTCGACCGGACCGACTCGCATCAGATCGCCCTGGGCGCCCTGGAAACGGTGGATAACCAGATCGATACGACCACCGGCACGGTCAAGTTGCGCGCCTTGTTCGCCAACACGGACGAGAAGCTGTTCCCGAACCAGTTCGTCAATATCCGACTGCTGGTCAATGTGATCCGCAATGCGACCATCGTGCCGAGCGCGGCGGTCCAGACGGGCTCGATCGGCTCCTTTGTCTATTTGGTCAAGCCGGACAACACCGTCACCGTGCGCAAGATCACGATCGGTCAGGTCGATGGAGAGCGCACGCAGGTGACGCAGGGCCTGCAGGCCGGCGACACCGTCGTCACGGACGGCGTCGATCGTCTGCGCGAAGGCGCCAAGGTGGCATTCGGCAACGCGACCGCGGGGACGACGGCTGCCGCGGCATCGGGCGCCAGCGCAGCCGCGCCGGCATCCGGCGCGTCGGGGGCCAAACGGGCGTGGGGTGCATCCGGCGCGTCCGGCACGCATGCCGGCGGCCATCGCCATCACCGTGCGGCGAGCGACACTGCCGCCGCCAATACCCTGCCTGCTGTCCCGCCTGCCACGTCGTCGCGCCGTAACGCATGA
- a CDS encoding entericidin A/B family lipoprotein — MKRIVALLLLSATALSVLAGCNTVSGAGQDISAGGNALSNSAEKHK, encoded by the coding sequence ATGAAGCGTATCGTCGCCCTTTTGCTGCTCTCCGCCACGGCTTTGTCGGTTTTGGCCGGTTGCAATACGGTGTCCGGCGCCGGTCAGGATATTTCGGCGGGCGGTAACGCGCTGTCGAACTCGGCTGAAAAGCACAAGTAA
- a CDS encoding ferritin-like domain-containing protein yields MANALKQVKQATPTPAGKDDFSIDLDTIRRRARQHIKDGAVTESYAANRETVLKLLNESLATEIVCTLRYKRHYFMAKGIHAEPVAAEFLEHANEEQEHADMLAERIVQLGGEPNFSPEGLLTRSHSEYVEGDSLNDMIRENLVAERIAIDTYREIIAYLGDKDPTTRRVFETILAVEEEHADDMADFLDPDDGAKENHR; encoded by the coding sequence ATGGCTAATGCATTGAAGCAAGTCAAGCAGGCAACCCCGACCCCGGCCGGCAAGGACGATTTTTCGATCGACCTCGACACCATTCGTCGCCGCGCGCGCCAGCACATCAAGGACGGTGCGGTAACCGAGTCCTATGCGGCCAACCGTGAAACGGTGTTGAAGCTGTTGAATGAATCGCTGGCAACGGAAATCGTCTGCACATTGCGTTACAAGCGCCACTATTTCATGGCGAAGGGCATCCACGCAGAGCCGGTGGCAGCGGAATTCCTGGAACACGCAAACGAAGAGCAGGAACACGCGGATATGCTCGCCGAGCGCATTGTTCAACTGGGCGGCGAACCGAACTTCTCGCCGGAAGGGCTCCTGACGCGCTCGCACTCGGAATATGTCGAAGGGGATTCCCTGAACGATATGATCCGGGAAAACCTCGTGGCCGAGCGCATCGCGATCGACACCTATCGCGAAATCATCGCCTACCTGGGCGATAAGGATCCGACGACGCGCCGAGTCTTTGAGACGATTCTGGCGGTGGAAGAGGAACATGCGGATGATATGGCCGACTTCCTCGACCCGGACGACGGTGCGAAGGAAAACCATCGTTGA
- a CDS encoding MFS transporter yields MGLFSDEPSDEGLPGPERRLAMIAVMTATAMAVLDGSIVNVALPSIGKALNVSPAATVWVANGYLLSAAMTLVTFAALAYRVGFRALFAGGLIVFTLASLGCALSTSLDMLTVMRLLQGIGGAAALSIGPAIYRTVFPTRLLGRILGLNALLVAASTAIGPTLGGTLLTVLGWEWLFAINVPLGAIAIVLSLKAVPDNRTPTDAPFDIPGAVLSAAAMGALIMATDACSRLGAPATHSRAIAEATGYGALAIVSGVLFIFRQRRAAEPLLPLALFGSSRFSLAALTSLASFVGQGITFIALPFLFQNAYGYSAFVSALLFTPWPIGIVLAAPHAGRLADRYPPAVLSTAGLLVFTIGLGLLAMLPMHASPWDIGWRGLVCGIGFGFFQSPNNREMLGNVSRALSGNASGVLAIMRTFGQCFGAAVVAIVLALSTVPLANSDASDATPPSARAQDMASSAATADAEAIRLSLLIAAGAGVLATAISVTRLRAGLAQR; encoded by the coding sequence ATGGGGTTGTTTTCGGACGAGCCGTCCGACGAAGGGTTGCCGGGGCCTGAACGCCGGCTGGCAATGATCGCGGTGATGACCGCGACCGCAATGGCGGTGCTCGACGGCTCGATCGTCAATGTCGCGCTTCCCTCCATCGGCAAAGCGCTGAATGTCAGTCCCGCCGCGACCGTATGGGTCGCGAACGGTTATCTGCTCAGCGCCGCCATGACCTTGGTCACGTTTGCCGCCCTGGCCTATCGCGTGGGATTCCGGGCGCTGTTCGCCGGCGGCCTGATTGTCTTTACCCTCGCGTCGCTGGGATGCGCTCTGTCGACGTCGCTCGACATGCTGACGGTGATGCGCCTGCTGCAAGGCATCGGGGGCGCCGCCGCGCTGAGCATCGGCCCGGCCATCTATCGCACCGTCTTTCCGACACGTCTGCTCGGCCGCATCCTCGGTCTCAACGCCTTGCTCGTGGCGGCAAGCACCGCCATCGGCCCGACACTCGGCGGCACCTTGCTGACCGTCCTGGGGTGGGAATGGTTGTTCGCCATCAATGTCCCGCTCGGCGCGATTGCGATCGTGCTGTCGCTGAAGGCCGTTCCCGACAACCGCACGCCAACCGACGCGCCGTTCGATATTCCGGGTGCCGTTCTGTCGGCCGCGGCGATGGGCGCGTTGATCATGGCCACCGATGCGTGCTCGCGTCTAGGCGCTCCGGCGACGCATTCGCGCGCGATCGCGGAGGCCACGGGCTATGGCGCATTGGCCATCGTCAGCGGCGTCCTCTTCATCTTCCGACAACGCCGCGCCGCTGAGCCCTTGCTGCCGCTGGCGCTGTTCGGGTCAAGCCGCTTTTCCCTCGCTGCCTTGACCTCGCTAGCCTCGTTCGTCGGACAGGGCATCACCTTTATCGCGCTGCCCTTCCTGTTTCAGAACGCCTACGGCTATAGCGCGTTCGTGTCCGCGCTGCTCTTCACGCCCTGGCCAATCGGGATCGTCCTGGCGGCGCCGCACGCGGGGCGATTGGCCGACCGCTATCCGCCCGCCGTTCTGTCGACGGCCGGCTTGCTCGTATTTACAATTGGGTTGGGCCTGTTGGCCATGCTGCCGATGCACGCGTCACCTTGGGATATCGGGTGGCGTGGACTCGTCTGCGGCATCGGATTCGGCTTTTTTCAAAGTCCGAACAATCGCGAGATGCTCGGCAACGTATCGCGCGCCCTCAGTGGCAATGCGTCCGGTGTGCTGGCAATCATGCGAACCTTCGGCCAATGCTTCGGCGCGGCAGTGGTCGCCATCGTGCTCGCGCTCAGCACCGTGCCCCTTGCCAACAGCGATGCAAGCGACGCAACCCCGCCAAGTGCCCGCGCGCAGGACATGGCATCGAGCGCGGCGACGGCAGACGCGGAGGCGATAAGGCTTTCTTTATTGATCGCAGCGGGTGCGGGCGTGCTCGCGACCGCGATCAGCGTGACCCGCCTGCGCGCGGGTTTGGCGCAGCGCTAG
- the arfB gene encoding alternative ribosome rescue aminoacyl-tRNA hydrolase ArfB, which translates to MPPSPPGRTDAPTRIVLAPDDYHFTAIRAQGAGGQNVNKVSSAVVLHFDIPGSSLPEGVKARLLDLSDRRITRDGLLLIKAQTQRHQEANRIDALDRLHALIASVWFAPTVRRPTRPTRGSVRRRLEEKTHRAKTKAHRGQVSLD; encoded by the coding sequence ATGCCGCCTTCCCCTCCCGGCCGTACCGATGCGCCAACGCGCATCGTCCTGGCACCCGACGATTACCATTTCACCGCGATCCGCGCACAAGGCGCGGGCGGACAGAACGTCAATAAGGTGTCCAGCGCCGTCGTCCTGCATTTCGACATCCCGGGCTCGTCCTTGCCCGAGGGGGTCAAGGCGCGGCTTCTCGATTTGTCGGATCGTCGGATCACACGCGACGGCTTGTTGCTGATCAAGGCCCAGACCCAACGGCACCAGGAAGCGAATCGCATCGATGCGCTGGATCGGCTGCATGCGCTGATCGCCTCGGTGTGGTTCGCGCCGACGGTGCGCCGCCCCACCCGGCCGACGCGCGGCAGCGTCCGGCGGCGGCTGGAGGAAAAAACCCATCGGGCAAAGACGAAAGCCCATCGCGGTCAGGTGTCGCTCGATTGA